The Rhodospirillaceae bacterium nucleotide sequence TCCGCGGCGTCTGGCGCAAGGTGAAGGTACCGGGCCATGTCGAGGAAGTCGCCAAGGCGATCAAGAATCTCGATTGATGCTGGATCTGGCGCAAGAAGCCGTCGGGATTCTCACAACCGCCGACCCGCTGGAAAAGGCGGCTGCCGCCCGCAGTCTCGGCGTAGCGTGGCGTGGCGGGCAGGTGACGATCCAGGGCCCCGGCTCCCCACCGCCGCGGCCGGCGCGGCCGCTTCGCCCTGATCTCCGGCGCCCCGGAGACATGCCAAAACGCAAGGCCAACGGTGGGCTGGAGAAGCGTGTCGCCTTGCTGCACGCCTTGGCGCATATCGAATTCAACGCGATCGATCTTGCCTGGGATTTGATCGCGCGCTTCGGGTCAGCCGATTTGCCACGTGCCTTCTTCGACGATTGGGTGCGCGTGGGAGACGAGGAGGCACAGCATTTCACCATGCTGGCCACACGCCTTAATGAACTCGGCGCCAGCTACGGCGACCTGCCGGCCCATGACGGGCTGTGGCAGGCGGCCGAGGAGACGTCCCATGATCTCCTCGCTCGCTTGGCCATCGTCCCATTGGTGCTGGAAGCGCGTGGGCTCGACGTGTCGCCGGCAACGATTGCCGACCTCAGACGCTCGGGCGACGAAGCCTCCGCCGCCGCCCTCGACATCATCTACCGCGATGAAATCGGCCATGTCGCGGCTGGCAAGCGCTGGTTCGACCATGTCGCGCTCGCCCGCGGGCATGATCCAGCGACGATCTGGCAGCATCTGGTGGCCAAGCATTTCCGCGGCCGGCTGAAACCACCTTTCAACCGCGCTGCGCGCGACGAAGCCGGATTCTCCGCCGCCTTCTATGAACCCATCGCGCTCGCCTAGGCGGGCAAGGCGCCGAACAGCAGGTTATCTAGACCGCGTACCAGCCCCTTCAGCGCCACGACACGCCGCGCTGCCAGCAATGTGCCCGCAACATAAGGACCGGCCGAGGTCCCGGCATCATGACGGATGGTCAGACGCTCGCCATCCTTGCCAAAGATCGCTTCCACCGCGAGCACGTAGCTTGGCAGCCGCACGGCATGGACACGTCCGCCACCCACGTCGGCGCCGCGCGCTTCTTGGGGGCCGATAATGTCCTTAATGGGATAGCCGGGAACGCTCTTCTGGATGGCGCCCATACGCTCGGCCAACTCGCGGGCCGTTCCCGAAGGCACATCCGGCTTGGTCGCCTTCGCATAATCGATGATCTCATAGTCGGATACGTGCTGCGCCGCCAGGAGCGAAAAACGCGTCAGCAAGCTTGCTGTGATCGAGAAATTGCCGCTGGCGACAACGCCCAACCCTTGCTTGTCGGCGAACTTGGCGATCTCATCATATTCGGCGGCGGCGAGACCCGATGTACCAACCACCGCCGGCACACCCATCTCCAGGGCCTTCAGCACATTCGCCTTCACCGCCGATGGATGTGTGTAGTCGATGTAAACGTCGGTCGGCTCGGACTTGAGCGCCTCTTCCACGCTGGCCGACACCCCGAGGCCCAGCGCGTCCAGGCCGGCCACGATCCCGGCATCCTGGCCGGCTGCTTTGCGTGCCACGGCGCCGGAAAGGGAAAGATCCGGAGCCGCCACAATTCCCGCCACCAAGGCCTTTCCAGTCCAGCCGGTGGCACCACCGACGCAGATACGAAGCGACATAACTAACCCCTTCAAATAAGTATGATGTTTACCAGAGGTGCGACGGCATGCCCCACAGCCGGCAATGGCTCGGGGCTTTGACTTCGGTCTGGCGACAGAGGATATTGCCATTAGCGTCATAGAACCAGCCGCCAAGGATGGCAAACGGCTGGTCTTTTTATGTTCGGAACAGGGATATCATGACCGCAAGACCCAATTCGCTCGCAGCGCGTGACGGCGCCTTTCATTTCCACGGCTATACCAATGCGCTGAAGAATGAGCAGGAAGGCGGTTTTGTCGTCACCCGTGGCGATGGCCCCTTCGTATATACCGAGGACGGCAAGGAGTATTTCGACGGCTTGTCCGGCCTGTGGTGCTGCTCGCTGGGTTTCGGCCCGCAGCCGCGCCTGGTCGAGGCGGCGAAAAAGCAGATGGAAACGCTGCCATTTTACCACACCTTTACCCAAAAGGTGGCGGCCCCGGCCGTGGAACTGGCTGAGAAGCTGGTGCAGCTGGCACCGGTGCCGATGTCGAAGGCCTATTTCTGCAATTCAGGCTCGGAAGCGAATGATACCGCGGTCAAGATGATCTGGTATCTCAACAACGCGCTGGGCCGTCCGCAGAAGAAGAAGATCATCGCCCGGGTGAAGGCGTATCACGGTGTCACCGTCGCTGCAGCATCGCTCACCGGCCTGCCGGCGCTCCACAATGATTTCGATCTGCCGATCGCCGGCATCCTGCGCACCGACTGCCCGCATTACTACCGCTTCGGCGAAGTCGACGAGAGTGAGGAAGCGTTTGCCACGCGCTGCGCGGACAACCTTGAAAAGCTGATCCTGGCGGAAGGGCCGGATACGATCGCGGCACTGTTCGCCGAACCGGTCCAGGGCGCCGGCGGCGTCATCATCCCGGCCAAGACCTACTGGGCGAAGATCACCGCCATCCTGAAGAAATACGACATCCTGCTGGTGGCCGACGAAGTCATCACTGGCTTCGGCCGGACCGGCAACTGGTGGGGTACGCAAACCTTCGGCCTGCAGCCGGACATCATCACCTTGGCCAAACAGCTCTCCGCCGGACAACTGCCGATCGCCGCCGTTCTGATCAACCAGCGCGTGTTCGAGGCGCTGCGCGACAACTCCAACAAGCTGGGCGGCTTCGCCCACGGCCTCACCTATTCCGGCCATCCGGTTGCCGCGGCCGTCGCGTTGGAGACGATCAAGATCTATGAAGACCTCAAGATCGTCGATCACGTCCGCGCCGTGGCGCCGCATTTCCAGCGCGAGATGTTGGCCTACGCCGCTCATCCGCTGGTGGGCGAGGTGCGCATGGTCGGCCTGGTCGGTGCCATCGAACTGGTCAGGAACAAGCAGACGCATGAAAGCTTTGATTCCAAACTCGCTGTCGGTCCGACGCTGGTCAAGTTCGCCCACGAGCATGGGCTGATCGTGCGCCCGGTGATAGACTCGCTCTGCTTCTGTCCGCCGATGGTATCGACCGAGGCGCAGATCACCGACATGTTCGGTCGCTTCGGCCGGGCGCTGAAGGACACGCAAGATTGGCTGAAGCGTGAAGGACATGCCTGACAAACAGACCGACTTCGCAACCCTCTTTGCCGCCCGTCTCGAGGCGCTGAAGAACGAGGGCCGTTATCGCGTCTTTGCCGATATCGAGCGCATCGCCGGCCGCTTTCCCAAGGCGCTCTACCGCAGCTCGCTGGGCGGCACGCCGACCGAGGTAACGGTCTGGTGCAGCAATGACTATCTTGGCCAGGGTCAGGATCCGGCGGTCATGGCCGCCATGCAAGCGGTCATCGCCAGAACCGGGACGGGTGCCGGCGGCACCCGGAACATCTCCGGCAACAGCCACGAACTGGTCGAACTGGAGCGCGAGCTCGCGGTGTGGCACGGCAAGGAAGCAGCGCTTACCTTCACCTCCGGCTTCGTCGCCAATGAGGCGGCGCTGAGCGTACTTGCCCGTCAGATCCCGGATTGCATCGTCTTCTCCGATGCCTCGAACCATGCATCGATGATCGCCGGCATTCGCAACAGCCGGGCCGCGTACCAGGTCTTTCGCCATAACGACGTGGCGCATCTCAGGGAACTGCTGGCAGCGGCGCCGGCGGGTCTGCCAAAGCTCATCGCCTTCGAGAGTGTCTACTCGATGGATGGCGATATCGCCCCCATCGGCGCGCTATGTGATGCCGCCGCCGATTTTGGGGCGCTCACCTATCTCGACGAAGTTCATGCGGTTGGCCTTTACGGCACAACCGGTGCCGGCATTGCCGCGCGCGATGGGCTCTCGCATCGCCTCGACGTCATCCAGGGAACTCTCGGCAAGGCATTTGGCCTGATGGGCGGCTACATCGCCGGTTCGGCCTTGCTCGTCGATTTCGTGCGCAGCTTCGCGCCTGGTTTCATCTTCACGACGGCTCTGCCGCCGGTCATCGCCGCCGGTGCCAGGGCCAGCCTTGCCAGTCTGATCGCGGCGGGTGACCTGCGGCGGAGGCACCAGGCAAATGCCGCCCAGCTGAAGCAGTTGCTGGCAGAGGCCGGCCTGCCCGTATTGCCCAGCGAAAGTCATATCGTGCCCCTGATGGTCGGCAATGCCGACGCCTGCCGGGAAGCCGCGAGGCTCCTGCTGCAGCGTCATAAAATATATGTCCAACCGATCAACTTTCCGACCGTGCCGCGTGGCACGGAACGCTTGCGCCTAACCCCGACGCCTTTCCACGATGAGGCCCTGATGATGGCGCTGGTGGATGCACTACGTGATGTTTGGCGCGAATTGTTTCTGCCACTTGCCGCCTAAGGTTGCTGCACCAATTCACTGAAAGCTCTCTGAATTGAGACCATCTGCGTTTTGCATTTGACTCATTAAGCTCGGTTGCTTTAAACGCGGATGGCGGGAAAAAATGCCGCGGCCGCGAAGGGGTCCTTTGGATGCATTCGCGGTACTAAAAAAACCAGAAACAGCGAGTGATGTGACCTGTCAGGGTTACTCATACGGGGGCTAAGCTTAGGGACGATGGGAACGACCAACGATCCGTTTGTCACATTTACCGATGTCCAGAAAACCTATGACGGCGAAACTCTGGTCGTCAAAAACCTCAATCTCAGGATTGAGCAAGGGGAATTCTTGACCCTTTTGGGTCCGTCCGGTTCTGGCAAGACGACGACGCTCATGATGCTGGCCGGCTTCGAAGTGCCGACCCATGGGCGTATCGAAATGGGTGGCGTAGAGATCAACAACGTCGCTCCGCACAAACGCAATATCGGCATGGTGTTCCAGAACTATGCCCTGTTCCCGCATATGACGGTCGAGGAGAACCTCGCCTTCCCCCTGCAGGTGCGCAAGGTCGCCAAGGACGAAATCACCAAGAAGGTCCAGCGCGCCCTCGACATGGTGCAGATGCCCCAGATGAGCAAGCGCCGGCCGGCGCAGCTCTCCGGCGGCCAGCAGCAGCGCGTAGCACTCGCCCGCGCCCTCGTCTTCGACCCGAAATTGGTTCTGATGGACGAACCATTGGGCGCCCTCGACAAGCAGCTGCGCGAGCATATGCAGATCGAGATTAAGCATATTCACGAGCGCCTGGGTGTTACCGTGGTCTACGTGACCCACGATCAGTCCGAAGCGCTCACCATGTCGGACCGGGTCGCCGTGT carries:
- a CDS encoding ferritin-like domain-containing protein; amino-acid sequence: MLDLAQEAVGILTTADPLEKAAAARSLGVAWRGGQVTIQGPGSPPPRPARPLRPDLRRPGDMPKRKANGGLEKRVALLHALAHIEFNAIDLAWDLIARFGSADLPRAFFDDWVRVGDEEAQHFTMLATRLNELGASYGDLPAHDGLWQAAEETSHDLLARLAIVPLVLEARGLDVSPATIADLRRSGDEASAAALDIIYRDEIGHVAAGKRWFDHVALARGHDPATIWQHLVAKHFRGRLKPPFNRAARDEAGFSAAFYEPIALA
- the dapB gene encoding 4-hydroxy-tetrahydrodipicolinate reductase, yielding MSLRICVGGATGWTGKALVAGIVAAPDLSLSGAVARKAAGQDAGIVAGLDALGLGVSASVEEALKSEPTDVYIDYTHPSAVKANVLKALEMGVPAVVGTSGLAAAEYDEIAKFADKQGLGVVASGNFSITASLLTRFSLLAAQHVSDYEIIDYAKATKPDVPSGTARELAERMGAIQKSVPGYPIKDIIGPQEARGADVGGGRVHAVRLPSYVLAVEAIFGKDGERLTIRHDAGTSAGPYVAGTLLAARRVVALKGLVRGLDNLLFGALPA
- a CDS encoding aspartate aminotransferase family protein, translated to MTARPNSLAARDGAFHFHGYTNALKNEQEGGFVVTRGDGPFVYTEDGKEYFDGLSGLWCCSLGFGPQPRLVEAAKKQMETLPFYHTFTQKVAAPAVELAEKLVQLAPVPMSKAYFCNSGSEANDTAVKMIWYLNNALGRPQKKKIIARVKAYHGVTVAAASLTGLPALHNDFDLPIAGILRTDCPHYYRFGEVDESEEAFATRCADNLEKLILAEGPDTIAALFAEPVQGAGGVIIPAKTYWAKITAILKKYDILLVADEVITGFGRTGNWWGTQTFGLQPDIITLAKQLSAGQLPIAAVLINQRVFEALRDNSNKLGGFAHGLTYSGHPVAAAVALETIKIYEDLKIVDHVRAVAPHFQREMLAYAAHPLVGEVRMVGLVGAIELVRNKQTHESFDSKLAVGPTLVKFAHEHGLIVRPVIDSLCFCPPMVSTEAQITDMFGRFGRALKDTQDWLKREGHA
- the hemA gene encoding 5-aminolevulinate synthase, which gives rise to MPDKQTDFATLFAARLEALKNEGRYRVFADIERIAGRFPKALYRSSLGGTPTEVTVWCSNDYLGQGQDPAVMAAMQAVIARTGTGAGGTRNISGNSHELVELERELAVWHGKEAALTFTSGFVANEAALSVLARQIPDCIVFSDASNHASMIAGIRNSRAAYQVFRHNDVAHLRELLAAAPAGLPKLIAFESVYSMDGDIAPIGALCDAAADFGALTYLDEVHAVGLYGTTGAGIAARDGLSHRLDVIQGTLGKAFGLMGGYIAGSALLVDFVRSFAPGFIFTTALPPVIAAGARASLASLIAAGDLRRRHQANAAQLKQLLAEAGLPVLPSESHIVPLMVGNADACREAARLLLQRHKIYVQPINFPTVPRGTERLRLTPTPFHDEALMMALVDALRDVWRELFLPLAA
- a CDS encoding ABC transporter ATP-binding protein, with the translated sequence MGTTNDPFVTFTDVQKTYDGETLVVKNLNLRIEQGEFLTLLGPSGSGKTTTLMMLAGFEVPTHGRIEMGGVEINNVAPHKRNIGMVFQNYALFPHMTVEENLAFPLQVRKVAKDEITKKVQRALDMVQMPQMSKRRPAQLSGGQQQRVALARALVFDPKLVLMDEPLGALDKQLREHMQIEIKHIHERLGVTVVYVTHDQSEALTMSDRVAVFNDGIIQQLAKPSDLYERPENSFVAQFIGENNRLSGKVASVNGKSCGVEIPNFGLVNAIPVSVQSVGSPTTLSLRPERVRINPESGAYANQFDAEVQELIYLGDHTRCRVSVLGNSNFIIKVANAEGVPSLTPGQIVRVGWKPEDCRALDAY